A stretch of DNA from Thalassospiraceae bacterium LMO-SO8:
CCGAAAGGATTGCGGAAATGTGGCCTGTCATGGCGCGATAGGGGCGGATTTGCGGGCGGCTGTCAATGCGGCGGACCAGCCCGCTACAGCAAATCGCTGAAGTACGCCAAGTGCGTGGTGTCACATCGGCTGATGCGCAGTTCCACCGGCGTGCCGTCGAGGGTCTGCGCGATGCGCTCGATGCGCAGCAGGGGCGCGCCCCGGTCCAGGCCCAGGTGGGTCACGTCGTCGGGTCCGGCGGCCTCGGCGGTGATTTTCTCGACCGCGCGATGGACGATCACGGCGAAGCGGTCCTGGTAAAGCTGATAGAGCGTGTTGGGCACCTGCGCCTTGTTGAGGTCGCCCAAATCCGGGAACAGGTCGTCGGGCAGGATGATGACCTCCAGGATCGCGCGCCGCGCCATCAGGTCGCGCACGCGCTTGATCTCGACCACCCGCGCCTGCGGCGAGAGGCTGAGCGCCAGGGCCTCGGCCTGGGTCCCGCGCCGCCGCGTCACCGACAGCACGCGCGAGGTCGGCAGGCGGCGCTCACCATCCGCCGCGACCAGATGGAAGAAGTGGAAGCGGTCGCGTTCCGGGCCGTGGGCATGGACGAAGGTGCCGCGCCCCTGATGGCGGATCACCAGATTCTCCCGCGCCATTTCGTCGAGCGCGCGGCGCACCGTGCCCTGGGCGACGCCGAAGCGGGCGGCGAGTTTCTGTTCCGACGGCAGGGGGTCGGTCACCGGATAGCGGCCCTGGGCGATCTCGCGCAAGAGCGCTTCGCGCACCTGCCGGTACAGCGGTCCATCGCCGGAACGGGGCCGGTCCCCCCAGGTTTCAGGCATGGGCGGTCCCTTCGCCGAAAAAACGCCAAGTCTTCTATAAGAGTTATAAGACTTGCTTGACGGCGGCAAGAGCCAAGGACTATTGCGGGTACGGGCCACTGAACAAGGGAACGTCAATCCCGGCCCGCATGCGACGTTTGAGGAAACCCAGGGCGCACCCTGAACCCATATCGTTCGGCGCAAGGCCGTTCCCCCGATCCCGCAGCAGTCTCGTAGGTGCGGCGGCAGGGGCCGGAATTTTGCGCGGAACCTGGACCCGGAGGACAAGTCTTGTCGATTCATAAACAGATCGTCACGGACATGGTGAACAACAACATCGAGTTCATCACCACTGTTCCGTGCAAGCAGCTCGGCGGCGTGATCGAGGAAGCCGAAAATCACCCCAGCATCATGCACGTGCCGTGCAACAAGGAAGACGAAGGCATGGGCCTGTGTGCCGGCGCCTTCATGGGCGGCAAGCGGTCGGCCATCATCATGCAGAACACGGCGCTGGGCGTGACGCTCAATTCGCTGGCGACGCTGATCCAGTTCTATCACATCCCGCTGCCCATGCTGATCAGCTACCGCGGCGAGCTGGGCGAGCCGGTGGCCTGTCAGGTCGAAATGGCCCTGCACACCAAGGCCCTGCTGGCGCAGATGCTGATCCCGACCTACCACTTCCACAAGCGGGAAGACGCGGGCGAGCTCGACAAGATTCTCAAGTACACCTTCATGTGCAACAAGCCGGTGGCCATTCTGACCGACGCCACCTTCTGGAAAGGGGAATGACCATGATCCGCTCCGAAGTCTTGAAAAGCCTGATCCCGGTCATTTCCGATCAGTTCGTGGTCTGCAACATCGGCCTGCCCAGCCAGGAACTCCACCTGCTGGACGATCAGCCGACCAACTTCTACATGCTCGGCACCATGGGCCTGTCGTCGTCCATCGGCCTCGGTCTCGCCCTGGCGCAGAAGCAGACGATCATCGCGATCGACGGCGACGGCTCGGTCCTGACCAACCTGGGCACCCTGCCGACCATCGGCAACAACGTGGCCGACAACTTCATCCTCCTGATCATCGACAACGGCAGCTACGGCTCGACCGGCGACCAGCCGACCTATGCCGGCAAGAAGACGTCGCTGACCAAGGTCGCCCAGGCCTGCGGCTGCGACAACGTGATCGAGTGCAAGGCCGAAGACACGGCTCAGGTCATGAAGGACGCCATCGCGTCGAAGAAGCAGACGGTCATCGTCTGCAAGTGCGAGTCGGGCAACATCCCGGTTCCCAACATCACCATGGACCAGGTCGTCATCCGCGACCGCTTCATGAAGGCGCTTGCGGCGGCCAACGCCTAAAAGCACCTCGTACGATGTCCTCCCGGCCAGGGGCGGGACGCGCCGGCAACCACCGCCGCGCGCCCGCCCTTGGCGGGTCCTTCGGGGGCGGTTAAGGTCTCCCGGCTTTTTCTTGGGCGGCCGCCCGGCCGCCGCAGCCCCTGGAGTAATTTGCCAAATGGCCGACATCCTCATCACCGAATTCATGGACGAAACCCAGGTCGCGCGTCTGGCCGAAAGCTACGACGTGTCCTATCAGCCGGACCTCGTCGCCGAGCAGGACAAGATCCCGGCCCTGATGAAGGGCGTGCGCGGCCTGATCGTGCGCAACGCGACCCAGGTGCGGGGGGCGGTGCTGGACGCGGCCGACAAGCTGGAATGCGTCGGACGCCTGGGTGTCGGGCTCGACAACATCGACATGGACGCCTGCGCCGCCCGTGGCGTGAAGGTGTTTCCCGCCATCGGCGCCAATTCCGATTCCGTGGCCGAACTGGCCATGGGCGCGATCTACGTCATGTTCCGCCGCTCCTACCTGGCGACGCCCGACGTCATCGCCGGCAAGTGGCCGCGCATCGAACTGATGGGCCGCGAGGTTCAGGGCAAGACGCTCGGCATCATCGGCATGGGCTGGACCGGGCAGGCGCTGGCCTGGCGGGCGCGCGGCAACGGCATGCTGCGCGTCGCTTACGACCCCTGGGTCAAGAAGGACG
This window harbors:
- a CDS encoding GntR family transcriptional regulator, encoding MPETWGDRPRSGDGPLYRQVREALLREIAQGRYPVTDPLPSEQKLAARFGVAQGTVRRALDEMARENLVIRHQGRGTFVHAHGPERDRFHFFHLVAADGERRLPTSRVLSVTRRRGTQAEALALSLSPQARVVEIKRVRDLMARRAILEVIILPDDLFPDLGDLNKAQVPNTLYQLYQDRFAVIVHRAVEKITAEAAGPDDVTHLGLDRGAPLLRIERIAQTLDGTPVELRISRCDTTHLAYFSDLL
- the comD gene encoding sulfopyruvate decarboxylase subunit alpha, giving the protein MSIHKQIVTDMVNNNIEFITTVPCKQLGGVIEEAENHPSIMHVPCNKEDEGMGLCAGAFMGGKRSAIIMQNTALGVTLNSLATLIQFYHIPLPMLISYRGELGEPVACQVEMALHTKALLAQMLIPTYHFHKREDAGELDKILKYTFMCNKPVAILTDATFWKGE
- the comE gene encoding sulfopyruvate decarboxylase subunit beta; protein product: MTMIRSEVLKSLIPVISDQFVVCNIGLPSQELHLLDDQPTNFYMLGTMGLSSSIGLGLALAQKQTIIAIDGDGSVLTNLGTLPTIGNNVADNFILLIIDNGSYGSTGDQPTYAGKKTSLTKVAQACGCDNVIECKAEDTAQVMKDAIASKKQTVIVCKCESGNIPVPNITMDQVVIRDRFMKALAAANA
- a CDS encoding hydroxyacid dehydrogenase; translation: MADILITEFMDETQVARLAESYDVSYQPDLVAEQDKIPALMKGVRGLIVRNATQVRGAVLDAADKLECVGRLGVGLDNIDMDACAARGVKVFPAIGANSDSVAELAMGAIYVMFRRSYLATPDVIAGKWPRIELMGREVQGKTLGIIGMGWTGQALAWRARGNGMLRVAYDPWVKKDDPRWADCKVERAETLDELLPQCDAISIHVPLTDDTRNLFNAQTIAKMKDRALLLNLSRGGIVDEQAMVDALKSGKLWGAFTDVFVEEPLKSPNIFEGVPNLYCTPHVGPRTEEGEGKVSTVTADAVLNCLNGN